AATCATTTTGCTTTTTGAGCCTGAtgttaaaaatttgcttttaatgttagggaaatattttttaaattaggcaaTTCATATCAATTCATAAACTGAAATAAGATGTTATTCTGAACTCTTAATTATGTAGCctttagctattttattttaaatcagagAGCTTCCCAGCACCACACTGAGCATGGTTCAGTCAAACCACAAAAAAATCTGTATCAAAGATGTTCACTTTGGGTTCCAAATTACTTAAGACATGTCAGTATTGGGCATTAttggaatttaaataaaaaacacttttcaaatgacttcggaaggaggaaaggaaagatcGCTGCTGcttaatacattttattcagGTCTGTCATTACACTTGTGTGAGTAATCATGGGTGAGATTTTATTTGCAGGAGGAGAAGGTCTTCCAGAAGAAGTTCTTGCAGGGCGTTCTGTCCCGGCGTGTGGATTGCTGGGGGGGTGCGCCTTCCTGCCGCCTGGCCACCTCCCTGGCTTCCTCTCCTATGAGGGGCCCGGCACTGGCCTGGGAGGTCCACTCAAACCACCAAGCGAGGAAAGTCAGGAGGCTGCTTTTCCTTATTCCTGCTGCTTCCTGCATATGCTTATAAAGAGAAGCAGAtggcaaaggaaagaaaactcagCAATCTGGCTCAGCAGCAAGCATTCAAAGATATGCAATCtccttatgaaaaaaaaagatctacTAGAAGACTACCCTGGAGAAAAGAGAacgaaaatattaaaaataaataaataaaaagaaaacaatgaaaagatgctccatagCAATAAGCCTCATTTCCACTTAAAGGATGAGGATGAGAAAGTGAAGAGAACATCTTAAAGAAATTGCTCtaattagagaaaaggaaaagttgGTCATTTTAAGTCAGGGAAAAAAACCTGGTGGTTTTGCTCCATACTCTTTGCTAAGGTCCTTAATTAGGAGAAGTCAGGA
The genomic region above belongs to Piliocolobus tephrosceles isolate RC106 chromosome 1, ASM277652v3, whole genome shotgun sequence and contains:
- the LOC111544658 gene encoding cortistatin, translated to MPLPPGLLLLLLSGATATAALSLEGSPTGPDSEHMQEAAGIRKSSLLTFLAWWFEWTSQASAGPLIGEEAREVARRQEGAPPQQSTRRDRTPCKNFFWKTFSSCK